A region from the Janthinobacterium agaricidamnosum genome encodes:
- a CDS encoding DUF3325 domain-containing protein, translating to MELLANFLVFALCYAGLSSLCLAMDRHYADLHGRGAEPPAPLRRRLQWTGWLALAAALAWAMHLAGGGYGLVYWVGSLTGCGLLLIWLLPYAPHQAMHLARVIGGAAVLAAVLLAALSVRPG from the coding sequence ATGGAACTGTTAGCCAATTTCCTCGTCTTCGCGCTGTGCTACGCGGGCCTGTCTTCGCTGTGCCTGGCCATGGACCGCCACTACGCCGACCTGCACGGGCGCGGCGCCGAACCGCCCGCCCCGCTGCGCCGCCGCCTGCAGTGGACGGGCTGGCTGGCCCTGGCGGCGGCCCTGGCCTGGGCCATGCACCTCGCCGGCGGCGGCTATGGCCTCGTCTACTGGGTCGGCAGCCTGACGGGCTGCGGCTTGCTGCTGATCTGGCTGCTGCCGTATGCGCCGCACCAGGCCATGCACCTGGCGCGCGTCATCGGCGGCGCGGCCGTGCTGGCCGCCGTGCTGCTGGCGGCGCTGTCCGTCAGGCCGGGCTAG